The Nematostella vectensis chromosome 6, jaNemVect1.1, whole genome shotgun sequence region ctttatgatgtcctaaggcactctccagatgtgaaaaagctgtaattttaaagcaaattacaagcaaaactgttgtaagcgacaggctgtagcagtgccgtcgctagaaagaaaaggaaccgcagtgcattgttggaaacttcaaggcataccgtcttgggtcagtgGTAGCTTAGCTttactggtagtgttggacttgaaataggggggggggggggggaggtttctgttttcagtctgtttttcttacaattttgctcaaaagtacccaggagtgaaagggttaataataatttaaactATGGGAAAAGAGACAAAACCAATAATAGTTGACTTAACAAATTTTGCTTTCATGACAACTGAATTGATGCATTGTTAATACCCAACTGTTCTTGTTATCAAATCTGTGGCGAAAAAATGGTGTTTTTACTTATTTCTACTAAAGGTGTAATATTATGGTCCTTCATTGGTATTATGGTTAATATCTAGTTTTTAACCTACTCCTCCTCATTAGTATTCTAGTTATTAATCTCATTCATATTTAATGAGTTCATATCAAACCCCACTTTTTCCCTGCTGATACATCAAGACCTCCCCGTTCTTTAAGATTGTAAATTATTCATCGGTATTCTGGGAAATAAATGACTTGCAAGAACTGGAAAAGGTGTCAATCATGTAATAGTTGATGATATAAACTCATTAGAGGAAGAGGAAAATTCAAACATTTGACAACTGAATTGATGCATTGTTAATATCCAATTGTTCTTGTTATCAAATCTGTGGTGAAAAAATGGTGTTTTTTACTCATTTCTACTAGAGGCGTAATATTATGATATAAACTCATTAGAGGAAGAGGAAAAttcaaacattttatttaaaacataTCCTTGTCACCACAGAAACTTTATTACAcaattttctttataaaataattgctAGATAGTACAGGCACTCTGATTGGTGGGATTGGTCACTTTCATTACATTCATGCTATGACGCATCACAAAATCGTGTAAGGAGAATTTGTGCATCATCAGTCAACAACCCTGTGAATTCCAACGAACTTTTACCTTTTAAtgctaaaaaatattattcttcaGGAGAAAGATGTGTTCCAGGTAGATaggaaatttcaaaataagtcCAAACAGATGAACAATCaaacaatgaaataaatattgcTTGGAATTTGAAGGTCGTTTTTCCGTTTTTCAAAATACTTTTTGCTTGTGCACTGAAGTGCACTGGAATGACACCATTAGCATGTGCTGTTgtgatgtttttttgtcttttgcgtacgattagaaataattttataaaagaaataaaacatcctttttgTGCCTTCATTCAGTTTCGAAAACACCTTGGCTTTCAAAACTCAATAAAGACAcgcaaataatattttatttcttaaatatCAATGGTGCTCTGCTTATACAGCGCTTTGGCGCCCAACGATAATTGGATAGTAGCATGAATTTTGTGGAGCTCcacaaaaagaaagagaaaagcctgatggagcaaaaaaaaaaaaaaagaaaaagaaaaaaaaagatggctTTGGAGGCCTACTTCTTGTTCATAGTGTGTATTGACATACCCCATAAATACCACCGCTGTGTGCTTTTTTCAATGCAGGGTCCACAATTTCTGCAACCAGATTACCTTCTTTGCCATCATACAAGCAGAGCTGCAAAATGCAATAAATGTCATACCACAAAGTAGCACAAAGCTCCTATAGTCTGGGATTAGGAGACAGGCACATTTGCATGGTGGATCTGCTGGGATCtcaattgggggggggggggggggtggaggggaggggagggctaGCTCCTTAAGAATGGATAGTTTAGAAGTGCAAGCGGGCTACAACCCCTAATTTACCTCCCAATATGTTTTACATGGTGTcttccccaccctcccctccttgAGAATTCATGGAATTCCCTTGTGAATTCCCTTGTACACCACCAGAGAAATGAAGCATAAAAGTTGATCGCACATTTTGTTCTTAGCATTTGATTTGTTTGTAAATTAGAGATTTGCTGTAGAAAGTCCAATGGTTTAGTCTCCCTTGAACATTGGTGCACTTCAATACAGTACAGTACCTTTCCATCAGCAGACCCAGCAATGAAGAAGTCGCCACTTGGAGCATAGCCAATGCAGTTGACAAAGTTGGTTGGTTCCTGTCAACCAAAAGCAAAGAGGTGAGACCAAGACTTAATCATTAGAGTAAGTCAAATGCAATTAAGAAACAAAGATTTGCCATAAACCCAAAAGAGGACATGTGAGTCAACTATTATAATACTGTAGTACACTCTGTCCTCACTAACAGGCAATACTTTGTTCTTGTTGGGGATTCAATTTATGCCCATTTTAATGAGGTGTCTGAATGGCAGGGTGCGTGAAGTGCATTtagtttaaaacaaaaaacatttgaGTGTACAGTACATCACAGTTTTATATAAACTTAGTTCTTTTTAACAGCAAGTCTAGCAAAACACAATACTCACAGAATTCAGGTGTTTGAATTTGAAGGGAGGGCCTTCATGGAAGCCTACAGTCCTGTCTTCAGAACCAGTGCAAATGCGGAAGGGTCTAGTTGGTTTGTAGTCAACACAGTTGATAGTGGCAGAGTGAGATCCATTCAAGTTACCGACAGTGGATCCAGAATCCCACAAGAAAACTTTGGCAAACCTAAAATTACAGCACTGGTGATGCTACTGAAATCTGCCAAATTTTGTTGAATACATCTATGTTTACTGTAACTCAACAGATACTAAAAtccaaaagaaaaaagtttGTATTCTGTTTGTTGTAAGACAAAAAAttcaatgatttttttaacaaacatCATCTTGTCGAATTTAGCTAGAATTCTTTGGCACTTAAATGGATTGCTGTAATTATTTCAAACTATTTTGGTATTTATTTTAAACCAGGCTCAAGTTCAATTATTTTTACTTACGATTCTCTGCCTTCTCCAACTACCACTATCCTCTTGCTATCAGGAGACCAGGCGATATCCTTAATAGCACCTCCAATACAGGGATATTCATACTTAAGGAGATGGTCCTTTTGGGTCGTATCCCAGATTCTCACATTACCAGTGATATCTACATAGCAAGAGCCAAAACTCAAAGTTTTTATGTATTATCTCTATAACACCATCTCactattttatatttatgaCCAAAAACAGCATCAACATTAGCATCATCAACTTtttcaccaccatcataatcgCAATCAGTATTATCATCAGCAGTGTTATCAGGAGCagcataaaaaaacatcatcactataaacatcattatcaacattatCAGCACTAGTATAAACAACACCATTGCAATAACTAtctccaccaccatcatcactatcatctttattataataatgtCTTTTGTTTCTGAGCTTTTGTTATATCTTAATATCTAATACAATTAATTCCAAAAACAATTACCGACCCCAACTGGGCCATTTGCTTGTAGGGGAAGAGTATGCACTcaatgaccccccccccccccccctcaatacCCCGCCCCTTTCAATATAATCAATCCCAAAATAATTACAGACTTCAAATAGGCCATCCGCTAAGTGGATGGGGGGTATGCATCCATTGAACTACTCCTCCTCTGTcgacagttttttttacatacgTACCACCAGAACAGATGTAGTTCCCACTAGGTGCATAAGCAGCCACTGTCGTATCCTTAGCATGATCGGTGTACACATCGCATTTGGCAAAATCCTAAAGAGTAAGAGAAGCACTtagaaaaacaaagaacactGAGCATGGCATTTAGATCAAGTGTTAGGGCTTATTTTCTGATGTAAGGGAACTTTAGATAAGATGACCACTTCCAGGTTTATTTAGGGAGCATTAATACTCTGTGAATAGGCAATGCAAATAATTTCACACAACCTTTAAAAAACGAGATATGCAACCTATTTTGAGCTCTAAAAGCATTATACTCCAGCTGAAACTTGCTTTTGATTGATGTTCAGTACCATAGCAGActttgaaatattggggggggggggggcacaatacagaaacattaagaaaatattgggggggggggggcacaatacagaaacattaagaaaatattggggggcacggtcacacccctactggtcatttccttataattttttttacaaaatattggggggggcacgtgcccccagtgccccaccccctgctaccgCCTTAATTTTAGACTGCGTTATTTACATTAAACAATTTCCAACAGTGACTTAAGCTTGACACTATTTCATATGGTGGCatgaaattaaaatatttacagTAATGTGGCAACTTTTAAAAGCCTGAGTTATATTAAGCATTTTGTGTCTTCGTATGAAAAAGCTATAGAAGAACCAGAGATGGATGAAAGAATGAAATAGCGTAATGTCAAAACAAGAGCACTTATTGAACCTTATGGACATATATGGGCAAATACATACTAAAGCACTTAAATCACAGGTCGTATAAAGTATAACTTAATTAACCATATTGCAATTTAAATacatatattttattcttaatGTAAATTATCGATCCTGACACATGCAATGAAATAATATTGGGCTCTAATATTTTACTTGACTTGATCCAGGCTGAAGAGGCTAAAGGACTAATATTTTCATTGATTCCGGAATCTTACCTCGACATCCCGAATAAATACactcttgttgttggtgtatAAGAACGTCTTTCCTTTGGGATCTCCTTTGAGGACAGTGAACTTCCCTCTCGTTACTTTTGGAAGCGAACCATAGGTAGCCTCTATAAGCACACAAATAATCCGCAAACGTCAAATATAGTTCATCTTCATGCAAGAAAGCAACCAAGACATGAACGATTTTATAAGGCTCGCAAGCAAGTTTTAGGTCAAAATGTCTCTTAATCTAGTGTAAACAGGGAAACAGCAGATTCTTCTATCagtttttcataaaaaatgcTAGTCTCAGAGGGTGTTAGATCACTTACTTAGAGTAGCAGACATATTTGCCGGTGTATTTTTGGAAAAGTTTTGCACAAACTACAACACGAAACACTCCTCCCTTCCGCCTGCAACTTATCCCACAAGGCCTTGCAAGCTGAAGGTTTTGGAATTCCATATATGGTGATATAGAATGAATCTTTCTCCTAATTTCTCCATTTTGAAATGTTAGGTTCAAAATCATAAATTTTTCATTTGTTTAAAAGATATATTTCCGTTAGTATTCTTAATTCGGTATCAGCACGATTTAAAACGGTAGATTTGCGGGAATTTGTATAAGATATGAGATATTTTTCCTAAACGCTACTTCGATTTCTTATTACAATTCTTTGTAGGGCATTTTTTTCCTATCCTTAGCATatgaaaggtttttttttttattttgttaatacTAATTATAGGCTTTTCATCATCCTACAattttatgacgtcattattcAAAGCACGCTGACCCCGTACAACCGGCTCAAGTAAAGTTAGCAGTGAAAACACTTCGCGTGCAACAAGCATGAAAGCGGAGCACATGGGTCGTGCTAGTATGTAAAAGGACAGAAACCAACCAAAACATTCACCGCCATCTTTATTATTGTCCTATGATGGAGTCCTGTCCGTAAACAATGGATAAAATATGGGTTTGCAACAGATCTTTGCCATAAATGGCTTTGCCTATAGAAGATGTTTTGTAGTGTCACGACATTTTTCAACGACTTGTAAGTTTAGCTTCGTGCTGGGGACGATGATTTGAATCATAGGACCCGTAACTTTAAGAAAACTTTGGCATCAGATAGGATCATTGTCACTCTAACCCCATTTTGTATCAATGTTTAGGTAACCGTGGATTTCAGACCGTCTACGGAAGGTTAGTTTGGTTTGCTTCGATCGTTTTTGTTTGGTACGGTCATAAGCTTATCCTTGGTGAACCGGTACTTCCAAATTACTAGATTATTTTAAATCCTTACTGATATTCGAGGTTGTTGTAAAATGTAATAACCACGGTTGGGTGTCTGATGTAACATAACTAAACAGGTTGTATAGTCTGAATGAAGCACCATATATATTTGTCTGTCAGACAAAAGTGTCGACATATGGAGAACTCGGAGGAAAAGATATTTCATCTGATATAATGTTTTTATGGTGCCAAATTAAACCAGTATCAATGATTATCTATACCATCATGTAGCTTTCCCAAAAATTCATAGCTTCTATTGTACATCCGAACTTTAGTTAAAGTTATACCTTAATCCAGGAATTATTACAGTACTGTACCTGGTATTATTCAGGATAATCTTTTATGTGTACTAATCTTCCAATACTGTTGAAAAttcaaaaaaagtaaaattatatatgtatgtatacTAGCCAATATATCACCATCAAAAGACTTGTTGATATGATACAAGAGTACGATTGATACATGATTAATTAGGGAGGGCATGGAAGTGCTCACACCATCCAAATCTGTGTGCTGatgtatactttttttttgaaattgcAAATACCATCTGCTATATAATTATAACCAAGCCAACTTGTGTTGAAAACCAAGTTTACATGCGAATAAaccattgtattttcaataacaATGGAGTTGTTGTTCTACATTCTTTAAGACTCTCTGGTTGGCCATGTATATTTAAAATGGTGGCAAATGATCAATTCTTAGATAAAGAAAGTCTGCGTTACTTTTTGAAGTTATATTTAATTTTGgttttcatgtttttatttatttacaggAATGCAAGGAGGCTGAGTAGCTTGAGCAACAAAACCAATTGCCATGCTCAAAGACGCGGTGCAGCGCATAATGGGCTTAATTTTCCATCAAATAACAAGCTTGGCCAATGGAATAAACATCTTCTATCTCCAATCCAATTAATTCAACTACATAGACATATTATTAGTTCTTCAAGCACAGTTTCATTAGATACAAGAGACGATTTCTATTTGCTTAAAAATGAACAGCCATTGCAAAATCAGTATAAGTTTTCAATTTCTGAGAAGTCACCATTTGTATATGCCAGGGGGGTTTCCACATCCTCCTTTAAATTTCTAAACAGCGTAAATAGTAATTTATCTACAGTAAGTTTCTTAAGGGCTTTGCACACCTCCAATGCATTGTATGATCCACCTGAGACATCAGCCAAGTCAAAAGAGCCTTTGAGACAAGAGGAGAAGTCCCGTGTTGAGGAGACAGTTGAGCAAATTAAAAAGAGAAAGGAGGAAGCAAAAGAGCTAGCTTTCAAGTATGGATGCAGCCCAGAAGATCTGGTAGAGTCCAAGGCAAAAGCTTTGGCACAAGCAGAGAAAAAAAGTCTTTGGGAGAAAGTGAAGCATGAGGCTGTTCATTATTACAATGGATTCAAGTTGTTGTATTTTGAAACAAGAATTTCTTTAAGGTTGCTTTGGCAAGTTATGAATGGGAAGAGCCTGACACGCCGAGAGCGTAGGCAGGTAACGCATTCTTAATCCAAAACTGGTTCAGTTTATTAAAACTTTATGTAGCTTACTACCAATAACCTTATATTCTTGTGCcttatatttttaattaaatatttATCAAATCGATCTAGATGACATCACAGCGTttcatgaacaaaaaagtacTGAACGAGACACAGTCAAGTTCCATGACTGTTGCTGATGAAATGCTGTGATGTATTTTGCACATCTTTTGTGCATTTGTAAGCACTTACTGTAAAGGAATTTTCCATGTTATTTAAtttgaaatgagcttatttaaGTAAGAATTTACCCATCTTGTCAGTTATAAGAATACAGTAAGAGTTCTTTAGACAGCACAAGGCCAAACAAGCTGAAGAAACTTAGCTGATAGCATGCTAATCTATAAAATTTTATACAACAACACTCATAAATCAtacgctctgattggtcaagggttATTAGAGGACACAGGCACGCTTGGTATCAGCATGCTCCCATGCTCCCCAAAACTAAATTGTaacacaagaaaacatttaaattgttgtgtaaaacaaatagatctcattttttgtgtgaatcTGTCAGCTCTAATAGAGGACTGCATTTTGTTACCTACTTTTTTTGCCTACAGTATGGATTAGAGGACAGATGCacgcaaaaatgagatctatttgttataAGTACATGGTTGCATAACTGATAgcctattgtttttgtttacattgaaaataaaactatcTGTTCACAATGAAACAATAACTACCCATGATTAAAGTCTGAAACTTTATCATCagcaatatttgttttaaagTAGATCAAttacttttttaaatagctGCAATTTTCGATTAAGTGTGCCCTCATTTCATTCATTTCTGTAATTTACACTATGACTTAACTAAGATTGTGTGAATGAATGGTAATTTGATGATGCATCTCTTTTTCTCTCTAGTTTTTGCGGACAGTGGCAGATATGTTCCGTCTTGTACCATTCCTTGTTTTCCTTGTTATCCCCTTCATGGAATTCTTGCTGCCAGTTGCAGTAAAACTTTTCCCAAACATGCTGCCCAGCACATTTGAAGATAAATCTAAAAAGGTAATGACATGGCAACTGCTGTTTGGTCTGACTACATATCATAACATTGTCTGTTAACATGGTGCACAGTAAAAATATAACTGTTATTTATGACATAGGCGGGTGCTGTTTTGATTTCTATGTTCAAGTTTGTGCACTCATAACATATCATAACATCAACATTCATACAGTATATCGATATGTTATGTCGCCGTTATGCAccattttttagaaaatatgtTTAGTATCTCTTTCTTTACTAAGTTCTTATTAATTACAGTATGTGGACTGTTTTAATCTGCATTATTTTATTCAATGTGCTGAATGATATGTATGCACTGTTTATAATTTCCCTATGTGATTGTCCTGACCAGGAAGAAGCAAGGCGCAAAGAGCTGAAGGGTAAGATAGAACTGGCCAAGTTCTTGCAGGACACTGTGGAAGAAATGGCTGTTACTGCAAAACAGAAGAAGAACCAGGGGGCTGTGGTGTCTTTTGCTAACTTCTTTGATAAGGTATAGTATAGAAAGCTGCGGTGTCTGTATAAAGTACTGTATGTTATACATAGTGCATGGTCAGGGTCATACCCAGGGGCCCCAACATGCTCCGCTAACAGTACATGCTCTGCTTACAGTACATTCTCTGCTTACAGTACATTCTCTGCTTACAGTACATGCTCCGCTTACAGTACATTCCCTGCTTACAGTACATGCTCTGCTAACAGTACATGCTCTGCTTACAGTACATTCTCTGCTTACAGTACATTCTCTGCTTACAGTACATTCTCTGCTTACAGTACATGCTCTGCTTACAGTACATGCTCTGCTTACAGTACATTCTCTGCTTACAGTACATGCTCTGCTTACAGTACATGCTCTGCTTACAGTACATTCTCTGCTTACAGTACATTCTCTGCTTACAGTACATTCTCTGCTTACAGTACATTCTCTGCTAACAGTACATGCTCTGCTTACAGTACATGCTCTGCTTACAGTACATTCTCTGCTTACAGTACATGCTCCGCTTACAGTACATTCCCTGCTTACAGTACATGCTCTGCTAACAGTACATGCTCTGCTTACAGTACATTCTCTGCTTACAGTACATTCTCTGCTTACAGTACATTCTCTGCTTACAGTACATGCTCTGCTTACAGTACATGCTCTGCTTACAGTACATTCTCTGCTTACAGTACATTCTCTGCTTACAGTACATTCTCTGCTTACAGTACATTCTCTGCTAACAGTACATGCTCTGCTTACAGTACATGCTCTGCTTACAGTACATTCTCTGCTTACAGTACATTCTCCGCTTACAGTACATGCTCTGCTTACAGTACATGCTCCGCTTACAGTACATTCTCTGCTTACAGTACATGCTCTGCTAACAGTACATTCCCTGCTAACAGTACGTGCTCTGCTTACAGTACATGCCCTGCTTACAGTACATTCTCTGCTTACAGTACATTCTCTGCTTACAGTACATTCTCCGCTTACAGTACATTCTCCGCTTACAGTACATTCTCTGCTTACAGTACATGCTCTGCTTACAGTACATGCTCCGCTTACAGTACGTGCTCTGCTTACAGTACATGCTCTGCTTACAGTACATTCTCCGCTTACAGTACATGCTCTGCTTACAGTACATGCTCCGCTTACAGTACATTCCCTGCTTACAGTACATTCTCTGCTTACAGTACATTCTCCGCTTACAGTACATTCCCTGCTTACAGTACATTCCCTGCTTACAGTACATGCCCTGCTTACAGTACATTCTCTGCTTACAGTACATGCTCCGCTTACAGTACATGCTCCGCTTACAGTACATTCTTTGCTTACAGTACATGCTGTGCTTACAGTACATTCTCCGCTTACAGTACATTCTCTGCTTACAGTACATTCTCCGCTTACAGTACATTCTCTGCTTACAGTACATTCCCTGCTTACAGTACATTCCCTGCTTACAGTACATGCTCTGCTTACAGTACATGCTCTGCTTACAGTACATGCTCTGCTTACAGTACATTCTCCGCTTACAGTACATTCTCCGCTTACAGTACATTCTCTGCTTACAGTACATTCTCCGCTTACAGTACATTCTCTGCTTACAGTACATTCCCTGCTTACAGTACATTCCCTGCTTACAGTACATGCTCTGCTTACAGTACATGCTCTGCTTACAGTACATGCTCCGCTTACAGTACATTCCCTGCTTACAGTACATTCTCTGCTTACAGTACATTCTCCGCTTACAGTACATTCTCTGCTTACAGTACATGCTCCGCTTACAGTACATGCTCCGCTTACAGTACATGCTCCGCTTACAGTACATGCCTTACTAACAGTACTTGCTGTGCTATACATTGGGAGTTTTTTTATCTTCTAGTGTGTTAAGGTGATGGTTTATAGTATTGTGATACCTCTATCACAGAAGGTGCACCAACAATGTTACGTGTTCATATGTTCGATAGCAGTACTGTGTATCAAATCATACTGCATTATCTTACATTTTGGGGATATATTACAAGACTTCATTTGACATTACCTTCTAATTTTCCTTGAGTTTTGTCATTGTCTGTTCAATATGTTCTTTTAGATTCGTACGAGAGGTGAGCAACCCAGCAATGAAGACATCCTGAAATTCTCCAAGCTCTTTGAAGATGAGATCACACTTGATAACATGAGCAGGGGCCAACTCAAGGCAATCAATGGTCTTCTGCTTCTGCCTTCCTATGGAACAAACAACTACCTGAGATTTCAGCTACAGATGAAACTTCGGCAGTTGCGTACTGATGACTTGGTAAGATTCAGATGTTCACACTTGAGGAAACCAGCTTTTGCTGAATTGCAAAGACGTCTGTCTACTGTATGGTTGTTGAGTTGTGCCTGAATTAAACAATGTTCAAatttttgaaagtttatcaGTTGTGTCCACTTGTGTCTTGACACCCAACACAGGTCTGCAAACCATAAGACAATGTGAaaattaaaagtaaaaatgTGAATCATACAGTAAATTGCacacatttttaaaatttaaagctAAAAACACATTACATTATGAACCATTGTGTATACCAGTGATACTGTAAATATTACagtaaatattaaatattactTATTTTTACTCATTAGATGATCAAGAAGGAGGGTGTTGACAGTTTGAATGTCCAAGAATTGCAGTCTGCATGCCAGGCCAGAGGCATGAGGGCCATTGGTGTTCCAGAAGCCAGGCTGAGGTCACAGCTTAGACAGGCAAGTCACCCTCATAACACTTTACTCAATTATTTGTTAACCATCACATTATAGTGTTGTGTGTTGTAGTATGCCTGAAAGGAGGAAAGCAACTGGCTTTACTTTGGCTTGGGGTTATGATGGTTATggaatttgttaaaaaatgtttgagGCTGTTTGCTAGAGTTTTATTAGCAGGGTGGTGAAGGGAATTTTCGTGATTCGTGATTGGGCCCTTAATTAAATTCGTGATTCGTGAAAAGCCTTAAGATAAATTCATGAATCGTGATAGAGTACTCAATCGTGATCTGTGATTGgggtatttttacttttgtgcCTTGTGATTTTGCATGGATAAATTCGTAGCATGTGACCGTAGACACCAAGAATGATTAAAACATGAAATTCATGTAACAAGAGCGACTGCAGTGCTAAACAGTGCTAAACTTGACAGGAGCTGTAGTACAATCATTCCGCATTgattgtaatgtttttttttcgtgtcACGATTCTTACAATTGTacgtaaaaataaacattaaagTAAATGTGTGTTAGTTTTACTGAGGATTGGATCAACCGCAGCATTGATCCATGTATATATTAAATCATATATTCATGAGCAAAGCAAAAGTTAAAACCTTGATTCGTGAAAGCGTCTATTTTAAATTCGTGATTTGTGAAAGCCTGAAAAATAACTTCATGATTTGTGATAGGCATCCCCTCTTTGCCACCCTGTATTAGGGCCAAGCAAGGACAATGTCCTTACAATGTctagaacaacaacaaagaaaaaactGGGTTCAAAACTGCTCCCAGCAatacaaaaatgaaaacattgaATTAGACTTAGGATTCATTTGCGAGTTTAATGGGCTGTTTTCCAGATGTGTTTAACAGTTAAAGAGTGTGAAACTTTCACCTTGAAATACTTGAATACTTTTGTTataattttgacaaaagagctTACAAATTACAGTAAACATCCTGGTGAAAAGGGCTTGAACTAATTAAATAGGTAAATATTAGACACAATGCATGTGCTCATAGTATTGAATTAAAAACAATGCCTTTGTTTTGTAGCAGCGTTGTCCACATTGTCGTCCTTGCTCCTAATAGTGAGATTTTTTCTAACTCTTG contains the following coding sequences:
- the LOC5515135 gene encoding mitochondrial proton/calcium exchanger protein, coding for MGLQQIFAINGFAYRRCFVVSRHFSTTCNRGFQTVYGRNARRLSSLSNKTNCHAQRRGAAHNGLNFPSNNKLGQWNKHLLSPIQLIQLHRHIISSSSTVSLDTRDDFYLLKNEQPLQNQYKFSISEKSPFVYARGVSTSSFKFLNSVNSNLSTVSFLRALHTSNALYDPPETSAKSKEPLRQEEKSRVEETVEQIKKRKEEAKELAFKYGCSPEDLVESKAKALAQAEKKSLWEKVKHEAVHYYNGFKLLYFETRISLRLLWQVMNGKSLTRRERRQFLRTVADMFRLVPFLVFLVIPFMEFLLPVAVKLFPNMLPSTFEDKSKKEEARRKELKGKIELAKFLQDTVEEMAVTAKQKKNQGAVVSFANFFDKIRTRGEQPSNEDILKFSKLFEDEITLDNMSRGQLKAINGLLLLPSYGTNNYLRFQLQMKLRQLRTDDLMIKKEGVDSLNVQELQSACQARGMRAIGVPEARLRSQLRQWLELHLDEEVPISLLLMSRALYLPETVSNVDKLKETLSKLPNNLVGETEVKLAELSGELVDNKLRLEILRLEEQKIAEEKEESKKRKQEEEAERVRKAAAETRELLIYEAEAIAVDEEISKKDWEYVNKAIENPREVLERIKGDRVEYQEELKELELEDEEKLLTESLGSTRLGKRVDKMISSIEQKLQNLEMELRESPESTRIDADGDGKITTDELIIALQTLQNHPSEAKCRKIAEMLDQDHDGALELDDIETVIELLCMEDVDLSPEQIAEIVQLIKRENEIKGASKTTPPNQPPEPDDETMEQQPESDEQQPQEKQSSKDP